One genomic segment of Natronospira proteinivora includes these proteins:
- a CDS encoding EAL domain-containing protein: MPDQLPREQFAAGEQIFAQGDLGDKAYFIDRGSVDISAEQGGRRVVIARLKAGDLFGELALINQQTRSATAVAVEPTEVVAITAAQLDRALKGANPLLRKLLQVNLGRFQWTQQFMLQNTESGDAGQPLEKRAKRDLALEKEIETAIGERQFEMHYQPIIALRGGNTVGFEALMRWRHPRRGLLYPAEFIEVAERTGQIVEMGRFALEESLNALKAFQMLSSGAGASPRPPLTALAEAAPEPRPRSRDPLFMSINVSGRQLFELQEIDTIGDLVMASGVDPKQVKLEITESLLVDDPGHAAAALQMLREYGMKIALDDFGTGYSSLSYLHQFPMDTLKIDQTFVSTMGRDPKSYRIVRAIVGLAQELGMETIAEGIERNNQLAGLREIECDYGQGYLMSRPASFREARKLLQSRQARW; the protein is encoded by the coding sequence ATGCCGGATCAATTGCCCAGAGAGCAGTTCGCGGCCGGAGAGCAGATCTTTGCCCAGGGAGATCTAGGCGACAAGGCCTATTTCATTGACCGGGGCAGTGTGGACATCAGTGCCGAGCAGGGCGGGCGGCGGGTGGTGATTGCCCGCCTGAAGGCCGGTGATTTGTTCGGCGAGCTGGCCCTGATCAATCAGCAGACCCGCTCGGCCACGGCGGTGGCGGTGGAACCCACCGAAGTGGTGGCTATCACCGCGGCCCAGTTGGACCGGGCGCTGAAAGGCGCCAACCCTTTGCTACGCAAACTGCTGCAGGTGAATCTGGGCCGTTTCCAGTGGACCCAGCAGTTCATGCTTCAGAATACCGAGAGTGGTGATGCAGGCCAGCCACTGGAAAAACGGGCCAAACGGGATCTGGCCCTGGAAAAGGAAATCGAGACGGCGATCGGGGAACGCCAGTTCGAAATGCATTACCAGCCCATTATTGCCCTGCGGGGGGGAAACACCGTGGGTTTCGAGGCCCTGATGCGCTGGCGCCATCCCCGGCGGGGCTTGCTGTATCCGGCCGAGTTCATCGAGGTGGCCGAACGAACGGGGCAGATTGTTGAGATGGGGCGCTTTGCCCTGGAGGAATCCCTGAATGCCCTGAAGGCCTTCCAGATGCTGTCCAGCGGGGCCGGGGCCAGCCCCCGTCCGCCCCTCACCGCCCTGGCCGAAGCAGCACCGGAACCCCGGCCCCGCTCCCGGGACCCCTTGTTCATGAGTATCAATGTGTCGGGGCGCCAGCTCTTCGAGCTGCAGGAGATCGATACCATTGGGGATCTGGTGATGGCTTCCGGGGTGGACCCGAAACAGGTCAAGCTGGAGATCACCGAGAGTTTGCTGGTGGATGATCCGGGCCATGCTGCGGCGGCCTTGCAGATGCTGCGTGAATACGGCATGAAGATCGCGCTGGATGATTTCGGCACCGGCTATTCCAGCCTGAGCTATCTCCATCAGTTCCCCATGGATACCCTGAAAATCGATCAGACCTTTGTCTCCACCATGGGCCGCGATCCCAAGAGCTATCGCATTGTTCGGGCCATTGTGGGTTTGGCTCAGGAGTTGGGCATGGAGACCATTGCGGAGGGCATCGAACGGAATAATCAGCTGGCCGGTTTGCGGGAAATCGAGTGCGACTATGGCCAGGGTTATCTGATGTCCCGCCCGGCTTCCTTCCGCGAGGCCCGCAAGTTGCTCCAGAGTCGTCAGGCGCGCTGGTAA
- the purT gene encoding formate-dependent phosphoribosylglycinamide formyltransferase, with the protein MSSIGTPASPSAKRVILLGSGELGKEVAIALQRLGCEVIAVDRYANAPAMQVAHRHHVIDMLDGEAIRAVVDQEAPHLIVPEVEAIATDMLVILEERGHNVVPNARATKLTMNREGIRRLAAEELDLPTSPYQFAESEAEYRAAVETVGLPCVVKPVMSSSGKGQSLVRAEKDIVPAWEYAQSGGRAGKGRVIVEGFVDFDYEITLLTVRHRDGTAFCEPIGHRQEDGDYRESWQPQAMSEQAARRAREVAEAVTTALGGYGVFGVELFIKGDMVWFSEVSPRPHDTGLVTLISQDLSEFELHARAILGLPIPAIRQWGPSASAALVVHGDSQQVRFSGLDQALAEPDTDLRLFGKPEVQGSRRMGVTLARGEDIEEAVGKAVAARTAIQVDLG; encoded by the coding sequence ATGAGCAGTATAGGAACTCCCGCCAGTCCCAGCGCCAAGCGTGTGATACTTCTGGGCAGCGGCGAATTGGGCAAGGAAGTGGCCATTGCCCTGCAGCGGCTGGGTTGTGAGGTGATTGCGGTGGACCGCTACGCCAACGCCCCGGCCATGCAGGTGGCCCACCGCCACCATGTCATCGACATGCTGGACGGGGAGGCCATTCGAGCGGTGGTGGACCAGGAAGCGCCCCATCTCATCGTGCCGGAAGTGGAAGCCATCGCTACCGATATGCTGGTGATCCTGGAGGAACGGGGTCACAACGTGGTGCCCAATGCCCGGGCCACAAAGCTCACCATGAACCGGGAAGGCATCCGGCGTCTGGCCGCCGAGGAACTGGATTTGCCCACTTCGCCTTATCAATTTGCCGAGAGCGAGGCCGAGTACCGCGCTGCCGTGGAGACGGTGGGGCTGCCCTGCGTGGTCAAGCCGGTGATGTCCTCCTCCGGCAAGGGCCAAAGCCTGGTGCGGGCGGAGAAAGATATCGTGCCGGCCTGGGAATACGCCCAGTCCGGGGGCCGGGCCGGCAAGGGCCGGGTGATCGTGGAAGGCTTTGTGGATTTTGACTACGAGATCACCCTGCTCACCGTGCGCCACCGGGACGGGACGGCCTTTTGTGAACCTATCGGGCATCGCCAGGAAGATGGTGATTACCGGGAATCCTGGCAGCCCCAGGCCATGTCCGAGCAAGCCGCCCGGCGTGCCCGGGAGGTGGCCGAGGCGGTGACCACGGCCTTGGGCGGCTACGGGGTCTTTGGGGTGGAGTTGTTCATCAAGGGCGATATGGTCTGGTTCAGTGAAGTCTCGCCGCGGCCCCATGACACGGGCTTGGTGACCCTGATCTCCCAGGACTTGTCCGAGTTTGAGCTCCACGCCCGGGCGATTCTGGGCCTGCCCATTCCCGCCATTCGCCAATGGGGCCCTTCGGCGTCCGCGGCCCTGGTGGTGCATGGGGATTCCCAGCAGGTCCGCTTTAGCGGCCTGGATCAAGCCCTGGCCGAGCCGGACACGGATTTGCGCTTGTTCGGCAAACCCGAGGTTCAGGGCAGCCGCCGTATGGGTGTGACCCTTGCCCGGGGCGAGGACATCGAGGAAGCCGTGGGCAAGGCAGTGGCGGCCCGAACGGCGATCCAGGTGGACTTGGGCTAG
- a CDS encoding outer membrane beta-barrel protein → MNKQIIAGLALAGSLTVAPTAQALPLIDFGVGAGALTLEDDDDAAIAVNLRVDINIPATPFSVEGNYTQTLTDGEFDDLMGSMDYSGNMLSAFFVGESPTPAVKIRGKIGVAQSDFDFSPSAGGSFSQSSTNFAYGVGVSVSNWHFEWTRTKLDDDFEADLDYLSATLTF, encoded by the coding sequence ATGAACAAGCAGATTATCGCGGGCCTCGCCCTGGCCGGCAGCCTGACTGTCGCTCCCACCGCCCAGGCTTTGCCATTGATCGACTTCGGCGTGGGCGCTGGTGCTCTGACGCTGGAAGATGATGACGACGCAGCCATCGCCGTCAACCTTCGGGTGGACATCAACATTCCGGCCACCCCTTTCAGTGTGGAAGGCAATTACACCCAAACCCTGACGGATGGCGAATTCGATGACCTGATGGGCAGCATGGATTACAGCGGTAACATGCTGAGTGCTTTCTTTGTGGGTGAGTCGCCGACCCCTGCAGTGAAAATTCGAGGCAAGATCGGTGTAGCCCAATCGGACTTCGACTTTTCCCCATCCGCCGGAGGCTCTTTCAGCCAGTCAAGCACCAACTTCGCCTATGGCGTTGGTGTCAGCGTAAGCAATTGGCATTTCGAGTGGACACGCACGAAGCTGGATGATGATTTCGAAGCCGACCTGGATTACCTGAGTGCCACGCTGACGTTCTGA
- the pepN gene encoding aminopeptidase N, producing MREDQARTIRLAEYQPPSWTVDKVRLRFELDAEATVVHSELKIRRGEGPHSDTLRLDGEALELLSVQVDGETLLAADYEQDDESLSFPISQDQATVTLVNRVHPARNTALEGLYQSADFLLTQCEAEGFRKITYFPDRPDVMAEFEVRLEADKARYPVLLSNGNPVASGELEDGRHFAEWHDPHPKPSYLFALVAGDLGYIEKPYATSAGRDVTLRVYAEHRNMDQCDFAMTSLINAMRWDEERFGLNYDLDVYNIVATDDFNMGAMENKGLNIFNSRFVLARPDTATDEDFLGIESVIGHEYFHNWTGNRVTCRDWFQLSLKEGLTVFRDQEFSADRNSRAVKRIEDVRLLRAGQFPEDAGPMAHPVRPPEYQEINNFYTATVYIKGAEVVRLYHSLLGEEGFQKGMRLYFERHDGDAVTTEDFLAAMADANQMDLSRMQRWYDQAGTPTVHVTTDYDEDKRRLTLTLKQSLPDTPGQSDKQPTLIPVPMGLLNSQGRAMPLKLAGEEKPRGEEAVLQLTETEQRFVFEGVSERPVVSLLRGFSAPVKLDFDQSDADLAHLMAHDQDSFNRWEASQRLCCRVIIQAMEAIQAGQTPQFPDSIDQAFAALLRDDKADPGLRAEALTLPAETWLAELVSPIDPVAIADARHALKVHLAKRFHEDWARLYADNQLQGEYQPEPRDILKRRLKNLALSYLAASGESESVKKAVAQFDTADNMSDQMAAMKSVVLEGHTQGESLLTRFYKQWKSQPLVVDKWFTLQAMRSDGDAVARIRELRDHPAFKITNPNKVRALYGAFANGNRKSFHAEDGRGYELIADVVMELDELNPSIAARLVSVFNPWKRMDETRQGLMKAQLERIKAKGKLSRDVNEIVSRALGQ from the coding sequence ATGAGAGAAGACCAAGCCAGAACCATTCGATTGGCCGAATACCAGCCCCCCAGCTGGACGGTGGACAAGGTCCGCCTGCGTTTCGAGCTGGATGCCGAGGCCACCGTGGTCCATAGCGAACTCAAGATTCGCCGGGGCGAGGGTCCTCATTCCGATACCCTGCGACTGGATGGTGAAGCGCTGGAGTTGTTGTCCGTTCAGGTGGACGGTGAAACCTTGTTGGCCGCTGACTATGAACAGGACGATGAATCCCTGAGCTTTCCCATCAGCCAGGATCAGGCTACCGTCACCCTGGTCAATCGGGTCCACCCGGCCCGAAACACGGCCCTGGAAGGCCTGTATCAGTCCGCCGACTTTCTGCTGACCCAGTGCGAGGCGGAAGGCTTTCGCAAGATCACCTATTTCCCGGACCGGCCCGATGTGATGGCCGAGTTCGAAGTACGTCTGGAGGCCGACAAGGCCCGTTATCCGGTACTGCTGTCCAACGGCAATCCGGTGGCCAGCGGCGAGCTGGAAGACGGCCGCCACTTTGCCGAATGGCATGACCCCCATCCCAAGCCAAGCTATCTCTTTGCCCTGGTGGCCGGGGATTTGGGCTATATCGAAAAGCCCTACGCCACGTCGGCGGGCCGGGACGTGACCCTGAGGGTCTATGCCGAACATCGCAATATGGATCAATGCGATTTCGCCATGACCTCCCTGATCAATGCCATGCGCTGGGATGAAGAACGCTTCGGGCTCAACTATGACCTGGACGTCTACAACATCGTGGCCACGGACGACTTCAACATGGGGGCCATGGAAAACAAGGGCCTGAATATCTTCAATTCCCGTTTCGTCCTGGCCCGGCCGGATACCGCCACCGACGAGGACTTTTTGGGGATTGAATCGGTGATCGGCCATGAATACTTCCATAACTGGACCGGCAACCGGGTCACCTGCCGGGACTGGTTCCAGTTAAGCCTCAAGGAAGGCCTGACCGTATTCCGGGATCAGGAGTTCTCCGCCGATCGCAATTCCCGGGCGGTAAAGCGCATCGAGGATGTGCGTCTGCTGCGGGCCGGTCAGTTCCCGGAGGATGCCGGGCCCATGGCCCATCCGGTGCGCCCGCCGGAGTACCAGGAGATCAACAACTTCTACACCGCCACCGTCTACATCAAGGGCGCGGAAGTGGTGCGCCTGTATCACAGCCTGCTGGGCGAGGAAGGGTTTCAGAAGGGCATGCGCCTGTACTTCGAACGCCACGACGGGGATGCGGTGACCACCGAGGATTTCCTGGCGGCCATGGCCGATGCCAATCAAATGGATCTGTCCCGGATGCAGCGCTGGTATGACCAGGCGGGCACGCCCACCGTCCATGTAACGACTGACTACGATGAAGACAAGCGCCGTTTGACCCTGACGCTCAAGCAAAGCCTGCCGGACACTCCCGGGCAAAGCGATAAACAACCCACCCTGATTCCGGTGCCCATGGGCCTGCTCAACAGCCAGGGCCGGGCCATGCCCCTGAAGCTGGCGGGGGAGGAAAAGCCCCGGGGCGAGGAAGCCGTATTGCAATTGACCGAGACCGAACAGCGTTTTGTCTTTGAAGGGGTGAGTGAAAGGCCGGTGGTTTCCCTGCTGCGGGGCTTCTCGGCCCCGGTGAAGCTGGACTTTGATCAAAGCGATGCCGACCTGGCGCATCTGATGGCCCACGATCAGGATTCCTTCAATCGCTGGGAAGCCTCCCAGCGGCTGTGCTGCCGGGTCATTATTCAAGCCATGGAAGCCATCCAGGCCGGTCAGACGCCCCAGTTCCCGGACAGTATCGATCAGGCCTTTGCCGCATTGCTGCGTGATGACAAGGCCGATCCCGGTCTGCGGGCCGAGGCCCTGACCCTGCCGGCCGAGACCTGGTTGGCGGAGCTGGTCAGCCCCATTGATCCAGTCGCCATTGCCGATGCCCGACATGCCCTCAAAGTGCATCTGGCCAAACGCTTCCACGAGGATTGGGCGCGTTTGTATGCGGACAATCAATTGCAGGGTGAGTACCAGCCCGAGCCCCGGGATATCCTCAAGCGTCGCCTGAAGAACCTGGCCCTGTCCTATCTGGCGGCCAGCGGCGAGAGCGAGTCCGTGAAAAAGGCCGTGGCCCAGTTCGATACCGCCGATAATATGAGCGATCAGATGGCGGCCATGAAGTCGGTGGTGCTGGAAGGCCACACCCAGGGCGAATCTTTGCTGACCCGTTTCTACAAGCAGTGGAAGTCTCAGCCGCTGGTGGTGGACAAGTGGTTCACCCTGCAGGCCATGCGTAGCGATGGTGATGCGGTGGCTCGCATTCGGGAGCTACGCGATCATCCGGCGTTCAAGATCACCAATCCCAACAAGGTGCGTGCCCTGTATGGGGCTTTCGCCAATGGCAATCGCAAGTCCTTTCATGCCGAGGATGGGCGGGGTTATGAGCTGATCGCCGATGTGGTGATGGAGCTGGATGAATTGAATCCGTCCATCGCGGCCCGTCTGGTGAGTGTCTTCAACCCCTGGAAGCGGATGGATGAGACCCGTCAGGGCTTGATGAAGGCTCAGCTTGAGCGCATCAAGGCCAAGGGTAAACTAAGCCGGGATGTCAACGAAATCGTCTCGCGTGCCTTGGGCCAGTAA
- a CDS encoding efflux RND transporter permease subunit, which translates to MFAFIRALYYRLTLDHGWIVLLLMVALLAAAATQVRHFHLDASAESLMLAGDEDMHYYRKVRAQYGSDDFLIVTFTPEAALFSDESLEQLKVLRDELVNVESVASAMTILDVPLLQSPPVTFDEVQSDIRTLSDPDTDRDLARQEFLESPLYRDLLMNRDADTTALLLTLEQDEELYALLQRRDALRIQEVESGLNAEEVAELASVEADYRQASRAHQAELESTIADVRRILDAHRNGSRIHLGGVPMIAVDMIEFVRNDIATFGVGVALFIILLLAFTFRRLRWVLLPVGVSGGVALGMTGFLGFMDWPVTVVSSNFISLVLIITLSLMIHLIVRHRELHQAHPEADGRWLMAETIESKFKPSLYTALTTMIAFGAMVFADIRPVMDFGLMMVCAVAFAFVLTFAVFPAGLARLKPGPLPTLSRDYTARFNARVAELVSGRELRVMGVFLLIAMIAAVGITRITVENRFIDYFKSDTEIHQGMALIDQELGGTTPLDVVLDPSQAYLDDGDWGAEQLAEEAGDDASEAGEPASTEERDEATSEDDDWDDDEWGDDDWGDDDWGNGELDRDGPVGGYWFNEYQVDVMEDIHNYLESLDETGKVLSVATSLKLMRQLNQGRQLSSFEMGIMFEQLPADLREILFDPYMTDDGDQIRFDIRVIDSDPNLERDALLKKIRSDLMRQFDLGEEQIRLSGMLVLYNNVMQSLVRSQWVTLLVVFSAMMLMFAFLFRSLKMAFIGPLPTLVASISVMGLIGWVGLPLDLMTMTIAAITIGIGVHDTIHYTHRFQSEVADSGSYAQALRESHRQVGRAMVYTSVIIIAGFSILTLSNFMPTIYFGLLTGVAMTFALLSNLFLLPALLGQFRPFSTGNGN; encoded by the coding sequence ATGTTCGCATTCATTCGAGCCCTGTATTACCGCCTGACCCTGGATCACGGCTGGATTGTGCTGTTGCTCATGGTGGCCCTGCTGGCGGCGGCCGCCACCCAGGTGCGCCACTTCCATCTGGATGCCTCGGCCGAGTCCCTGATGCTGGCCGGCGACGAGGATATGCACTATTACCGCAAGGTGCGTGCCCAGTACGGCTCGGATGATTTCCTCATCGTGACCTTCACGCCCGAGGCGGCGTTGTTCAGTGATGAAAGCCTGGAACAGCTCAAGGTTTTGCGGGATGAACTGGTTAACGTGGAGTCGGTGGCCTCGGCCATGACCATCCTGGATGTGCCGCTGCTGCAAAGCCCGCCGGTGACCTTTGATGAGGTTCAGTCCGATATCCGGACCCTGTCCGATCCGGATACGGATCGGGACCTGGCCCGCCAGGAATTCCTGGAAAGCCCCCTTTACCGTGATCTTCTGATGAACCGGGACGCGGATACCACGGCCCTGCTTTTGACCCTGGAACAGGATGAGGAACTCTATGCCCTGCTGCAGCGCCGGGATGCCCTGCGTATTCAGGAAGTGGAAAGTGGTCTGAATGCTGAAGAAGTCGCCGAACTGGCTTCCGTGGAAGCCGACTACCGGCAAGCCAGTCGTGCCCATCAGGCAGAGCTGGAATCCACCATTGCCGATGTTCGCCGGATTCTGGATGCCCATCGCAATGGCAGCCGCATTCACCTGGGCGGGGTGCCCATGATTGCGGTGGACATGATCGAGTTCGTGCGCAATGACATCGCCACCTTCGGGGTGGGGGTGGCCCTGTTCATTATTCTCCTGTTGGCTTTTACCTTCCGGCGACTGCGCTGGGTCTTGTTGCCGGTGGGGGTTTCCGGCGGCGTGGCGCTTGGCATGACTGGCTTCCTGGGTTTCATGGACTGGCCGGTGACGGTGGTCTCCTCCAATTTCATTTCCCTGGTGCTGATCATCACCCTGTCGCTGATGATCCACCTGATCGTGCGCCACCGGGAGTTGCATCAGGCCCATCCCGAGGCGGATGGGCGATGGCTGATGGCGGAGACCATTGAAAGCAAGTTCAAACCTTCTTTATATACCGCACTCACCACCATGATCGCCTTCGGGGCCATGGTCTTTGCCGATATTCGCCCGGTGATGGATTTCGGCCTGATGATGGTTTGTGCCGTGGCCTTTGCTTTTGTGCTGACCTTCGCGGTGTTTCCCGCCGGCTTGGCACGCTTGAAGCCGGGCCCTCTGCCCACGCTGAGTCGGGACTATACGGCCCGTTTCAATGCCCGGGTGGCGGAACTGGTCAGCGGCCGGGAATTGCGGGTGATGGGGGTCTTCCTGCTGATCGCGATGATTGCTGCGGTGGGGATTACCCGCATTACGGTGGAAAATCGTTTCATCGATTATTTCAAGTCGGACACCGAGATCCACCAGGGCATGGCTCTGATCGACCAGGAACTGGGGGGCACCACGCCCCTGGATGTGGTGTTGGATCCCAGTCAGGCCTATCTGGACGATGGCGACTGGGGGGCGGAACAACTGGCTGAAGAAGCCGGTGATGACGCCAGCGAGGCCGGGGAGCCGGCTTCTACCGAGGAGAGGGATGAAGCCACTTCGGAGGATGACGATTGGGATGACGACGAGTGGGGGGATGATGACTGGGGCGATGACGATTGGGGTAATGGTGAATTGGACCGGGACGGTCCGGTAGGCGGCTATTGGTTCAATGAATACCAGGTGGATGTGATGGAGGATATTCACAACTACCTGGAGTCCCTGGACGAGACCGGCAAGGTGCTGTCGGTGGCCACCAGTCTCAAGCTCATGCGCCAGCTCAATCAGGGTCGCCAATTAAGCTCTTTCGAGATGGGCATCATGTTTGAGCAGCTCCCTGCTGACCTGCGGGAGATTCTCTTCGACCCCTATATGACCGACGATGGCGACCAGATTCGTTTCGACATTCGGGTGATCGATTCCGATCCCAATCTGGAACGCGACGCCCTGCTGAAAAAGATCCGCTCTGACCTGATGCGTCAATTCGACCTGGGCGAGGAGCAGATCCGTCTCAGTGGGATGCTGGTGCTCTATAACAATGTGATGCAGAGCCTGGTGCGTTCCCAGTGGGTGACCCTGCTGGTGGTGTTCTCGGCCATGATGCTGATGTTCGCCTTCCTGTTCCGCTCCCTGAAAATGGCCTTCATCGGTCCCCTGCCCACCCTGGTGGCCTCCATCTCGGTGATGGGCCTGATCGGTTGGGTGGGGCTGCCCCTGGATTTGATGACCATGACCATCGCGGCCATTACCATTGGCATCGGGGTGCATGACACCATTCATTACACTCACCGCTTCCAGTCGGAAGTGGCGGACAGCGGCAGCTATGCTCAAGCGCTCCGGGAAAGCCACCGCCAGGTGGGTCGGGCCATGGTGTATACCTCGGTGATTATCATCGCCGGTTTCTCCATCCTGACCCTGTCCAACTTCATGCCGACCATTTATTTCGGTCTGCTCACCGGGGTGGCCATGACCTTTGCCCTATTGAGTAACCTCTTTTTGCTGCCGGCCCTGCTGGGGCAATTCCGCCCCTTCAGCACCGGCAATGGCAACTGA
- a CDS encoding pyridoxal-phosphate-dependent aminotransferase family protein: protein MSNQGFYPPQRLLMGPGPSNVSRRVLEATARPTIGHLDPLFVDFMDATKGLLQWLFRTDNALTLPVSGPGTAGMEACFANLLEPGDEIVICRNGAFGQRMVEMSERMGARVVVVDQDWGRAVDVDAVEAALSVHPDARILAFVHAETSTGARSDARALARLAREHDCLSLMDCVTSLGGIPVELDAWEVDAAYAGTQKCLSCPPGLSPVSLSERAAARIRAREKPVQSWFMDFSLVMSYWGGGGKRAYHHTAPVNALYGLHEALLVLQEEGLEASWARHERVHGELVAAMEDLGLAFLVPADERLPQLNTVKVPEGVDKAAVRAQLLDEGIEIGAGLGPLAGKVWRVGLMGESARSESVARLHRGLRQALS from the coding sequence ATGAGCAATCAAGGGTTTTATCCACCGCAGCGGCTGTTGATGGGCCCGGGTCCATCCAATGTGTCCAGGCGCGTCCTGGAGGCCACGGCACGACCCACCATCGGGCATCTGGATCCCTTGTTCGTGGATTTCATGGACGCCACCAAGGGCCTGCTGCAATGGCTGTTTCGTACGGACAATGCTCTGACCCTGCCGGTCTCCGGGCCAGGCACGGCGGGAATGGAAGCCTGCTTTGCCAATCTGCTGGAACCGGGGGATGAGATCGTCATCTGTCGCAACGGAGCCTTTGGTCAGCGCATGGTGGAGATGAGCGAACGTATGGGAGCCCGGGTCGTGGTGGTGGATCAGGACTGGGGCCGGGCGGTGGACGTGGACGCCGTGGAGGCCGCCCTGAGCGTACACCCCGATGCCCGGATCCTTGCCTTCGTTCACGCCGAGACCTCCACCGGGGCCCGCTCCGATGCCCGGGCTCTGGCCCGTCTGGCACGTGAGCATGATTGCCTGAGCCTGATGGATTGCGTAACCAGTCTCGGGGGCATTCCGGTGGAACTGGATGCCTGGGAGGTGGATGCGGCCTATGCCGGCACCCAGAAATGCCTGTCCTGCCCACCCGGCCTGTCGCCGGTAAGCCTGAGCGAACGGGCCGCGGCCCGTATCCGGGCGCGGGAAAAACCGGTGCAGAGCTGGTTCATGGATTTCAGCCTGGTGATGAGCTATTGGGGCGGCGGCGGCAAGCGGGCCTATCACCATACCGCCCCGGTCAATGCCCTGTACGGCCTGCATGAGGCCTTGCTGGTGTTGCAGGAAGAGGGATTGGAGGCGTCCTGGGCCCGTCACGAACGGGTGCATGGAGAGCTGGTGGCGGCGATGGAGGATCTGGGCCTGGCTTTTCTGGTGCCGGCCGATGAGCGTCTGCCCCAGCTCAATACCGTCAAGGTACCCGAGGGGGTGGATAAGGCGGCGGTCCGGGCGCAGTTGCTGGATGAAGGCATTGAGATCGGTGCGGGGCTGGGGCCGCTGGCCGGGAAGGTTTGGCGTGTCGGGTTGATGGGGGAGAGTGCCCGATCGGAGAGTGTGGCGCGGTTGCATCGGGGGTTGAGGCAGGCGTTGTCGTAG